GCATTTTGGCGGAACCGCCGGTTGCCGTCGTGGATAAGAACGTCGACAAGCGAGGGACCCGCGAGGTAGCGGAAGCGTACCTGCAATATCTATACAGTGAAGAGGGACAGACGATTGCGGCGGAGAATTACTACCGTCCGACGCTTGCCAGCGTGGCTGACAAGTACAAGGAGAAATTCCCGGCCATCGAATTGTTTACGCTCAAGGATGTGTTTGGAACATGGGAAGAGACGCAAACGAAGCATTTCAATGACGGCGGCATCTTTAATCAGATTTACGTGCCAGGAAGCTGATCGGCATAACCGCCGAAGGCAGGAAAGGATGAGTGGACATGGCTGTACTCCGCGTACAGAAGCAAGGCAGAAATCATCGCAGGGTGCTCCCTGGTTTTGGAATCGGCATGGGACTGACCGTTCTTTATATGAGTTTGGTTGTGCTCGTCCCGCTGTCCGCGCTGCTGCTCAATCAAACCGGACTAACCTGGGAGAAGTTTTGGTCGGTTGCAACCGATCCGAGGGTGCTGACCTCCTACCGGGTTAGTCTGACGACAGCGGCGCTGGCCGCATTCGCGGATACGATATTGGGGTTGCTGCTGGCTTGGGTGCTGGTGCGGTATGATTTCCCCGGTAAAAAATTGTGGGATGCGCTGATCGATTTGCCATTCGCCCTGCCAACGGCCGTGGCGGGGGTGGCTCTAACCGCGATCTATTCCGCTAATGGCTGGATCGGATCGCTGCTGGAGCCGCTAGGGATCAAGGCGGCATTCTCTCCTTTGGGCATTACGCTGGCTCTTATGTTCATCGGCATACCGTTTGTTGTGCGGACGGTCCAGCCGGTGCTGGAGGATGCGGAGCGGGATACGGAAGAGGCGGCTGCTACGCTGGGGGCAGGCCGATGGCGAACGTTTAGCACCATCATTCTGCCAACCCTGATTCCGCCGCTGTTGACCGGATTTGCGCTTGCTTTTGCCCGGGGGATCGGAGAATACGGCTCCGTGGTTTTCATATCGGGGAATATGCCGATGAAGACGGAGATTGCGCCGCTGCTGATCATGACAAAGCTGGAGCAATTTGATTATGCCGGCGCGACGGCGGTTGCCTTGATCTTGCTGCTCATCTCTTTTGCGCTGCTGCTCGGCATCAATATTTTACAACATTGGACGCGGAAAACCGCGCGTTAAGGAGGGGATACCATGGCTGGAACTGTACCCGCTGCCGTTCCCGCAGCGAAACGAAATTCGCCGTCCTCTCCGGCTGCAGCGGAGAAGCCGTGGGTGAAATGGACATTCATAAGTTTGGCTGGGCTTGTGCTGTTGTGGCTTATTGTGCTGCCTCTCATTACGGTGATGTCCGAAGCGCTTAAGAAGGGATGGGACGTCTATATAGCAGCCTTATCCGATCCAGATGCACTATCCGCGCTTCAGCTGACTTTACTGGTAGCGGCCATTGCGGTACCGCTGAATTCGATGTTCGGTGTCATCGCGGCATGGACCATAACGAAGTTCCGTTTTAAAGGGAAAAATCTGTTGATTACGCTGCTGGATCTGCCGTTTGCGGTATCGCCGGTGATCGGCGGGTTAATCTTCGTGCTGATCTTCGGTCGGCAGGGCTGGTTCGGCCCTTGGCTTGAAAGTCAGGATATCAAGATTATTTTTGCCGTGCCCGGCATTGTTCTGGCTACATTGTTTGTCACGTTTCCCTTTGTGGCAAAGGAACTGATCCCGCTGATGGAAGACCAAGGGACGAAGGAAGAGGAAGCGGCAGTAACGCTGGGCGCCAAGGGCTGGCAAATATTCTGGAGGGTTACCCTGCCCAATATCAAGTGGGGGCTATTGTACGGCATCATTCTGTGCAACGCCAGAGCCATGGGCGAGTTTGGGGCCGTGTCCGTTGTATCCGGTCATATCCGCGGTGAGACGAATACGCTGCCCCTTCACGTGGAAATTTTGTACAACGAGTATCAGTTTTCGGCATCGTTTGCGGTGGCCTCATTATTGTTGTTATTAGCGGTCGTAACCCTGCTGCTGAAAAATTGGTTTACGCGAAAAAATGACCATTGACAGTCGTTTCCAACCCATGCTAATGTTAATTCATACTATGTAGGTTGGAAAAGGATGAATAATGAACGCGTGCAGGTAGGTTGCCACTTCGACTTGTGGGATGAGTAAATAGATTGGGGCTTTGCCCGGTGAGGAGGCGTATCCATGGCTAAACCTTTAAAAGTGGATGAAATGTGGCTCGAACGCATAGCAAGCCTGCTGAACGACATGGAATTCGGTTCGCTGCAAATCGTAGTGCATGAGGGTCAGATCGTTCAGATGGAACGAACGGAGCGCAAGCGTTTCGAGAATACGGCCTCCGGAGCGGTCAAGACGTCCCGGGCATCCGGCCAACAACGAAGAACGAGCGCAAGATGACCCCGCAAGGTTGTCGAGTATCGAGATAAGAACTTCCATCGATGCCATGAAGTGCACCTTATCCAATAGACTTTGGAAAAACACCCTGGAGTGTCAGCCGATGTAGTCTAAGGGAGTGCGCTTCAGCATTTATGCGGGAGTTCTTTTCTTTTTTGTAGAAGGAATGCGGTATGGAAGAGCGTGATATCCGATAATATCTGCCTGCCCCAAAGGATTGCGAAAATAAAAAAACAGCCCGGCCGATGAATTTCGGTGCGGGTTGTTTTTCGTAATACTCATGTCGCTGTTGTCTTATCTGGACCGCAG
This Paenibacillus sp. JZ16 DNA region includes the following protein-coding sequences:
- a CDS encoding YezD family protein, with the protein product MAKPLKVDEMWLERIASLLNDMEFGSLQIVVHEGQIVQMERTERKRFENTASGAVKTSRASGQQRRTSAR
- the cysW gene encoding sulfate ABC transporter permease subunit CysW, encoding MAGTVPAAVPAAKRNSPSSPAAAEKPWVKWTFISLAGLVLLWLIVLPLITVMSEALKKGWDVYIAALSDPDALSALQLTLLVAAIAVPLNSMFGVIAAWTITKFRFKGKNLLITLLDLPFAVSPVIGGLIFVLIFGRQGWFGPWLESQDIKIIFAVPGIVLATLFVTFPFVAKELIPLMEDQGTKEEEAAVTLGAKGWQIFWRVTLPNIKWGLLYGIILCNARAMGEFGAVSVVSGHIRGETNTLPLHVEILYNEYQFSASFAVASLLLLLAVVTLLLKNWFTRKNDH
- the cysT gene encoding sulfate ABC transporter permease subunit CysT — its product is MAVLRVQKQGRNHRRVLPGFGIGMGLTVLYMSLVVLVPLSALLLNQTGLTWEKFWSVATDPRVLTSYRVSLTTAALAAFADTILGLLLAWVLVRYDFPGKKLWDALIDLPFALPTAVAGVALTAIYSANGWIGSLLEPLGIKAAFSPLGITLALMFIGIPFVVRTVQPVLEDAERDTEEAAATLGAGRWRTFSTIILPTLIPPLLTGFALAFARGIGEYGSVVFISGNMPMKTEIAPLLIMTKLEQFDYAGATAVALILLLISFALLLGINILQHWTRKTAR